CCTGAATAAAATGTCGTTAAACCTTGTCAAAGGCACACGACAAAATATAAAGTCTGATTCTGAACATTTCTCTgtctctttctttctttgtcGTTCTCTTCTCTTCTGTTCGCTTTTTCCTTtgcattttctttttcagtACAATATTGTGTTTTCGACattgttttgtttcataactcaatatatatatatatatactgaTTTGCCATTAGCCCAACAAAATCTACTTAGTATTGAACAACTTCAATTCAGTATCTATCTACCACCCCCCCCCAAAGAAAATAAGTTTAAATCATGGATGAAAGTATACCCACTTTTCTTGCCGTTACAGGATTAGAAGATGAATCTGTTGCCAAACAATTTTTAGAAGTGGCTGGTGGCGACTTAGAATTGGCAGTGACATTATATATGGAATCGGGCCAACACGGTGCAAGTAaatcttcaacaacaaacgacaacaacaacagcacTAACACTGGTGATAGCACTAATCCAATAACATTTGCCAATGaggatgaagatgaagcaTTAGCGAAACGCTTACAAGAAGAAGCATATCGTGCTAATGATAATAGTAATGATAATGTTCGTGAAGCTGATACAAATGTCCATCGACACGAAACATTAGTGGACAATGTTGGATTTCCTGGGtttataaatcaacaaccaaGCATTACGAGACCAAGTGATATTTTTGGTAATAGACATCAAGGTGTTTTCCACCAACGATTTGATTTCCAAGAACATATGAGGATGCCTGGATTcggtgatgatgatgatgatgatgatgatgaaattgatgacgAATATCATGATTCACATGATATACAGGTATTAGATtctgatgaagatgaaggtgaagaagaaggacATGATAATGGTTCTAcaggaggaggaggagggaTAACTGGTCGTAGAAGACAATTGAGACAAAATCGTCATCAAGAATTATCATCTACTCAAAGACGATTAGCAAATTTATTTCGTCCACcatttgatattatttcTATATTAAATCTTGATGAAGCTAAATATCAAGGTcgacaattgaaaaaatggatactaataaatattcaaGATTCACTGGAATTTCAAtgtcaattattaaatcgAGATTTTTGGTcaaatgaaagaattaaacaaattgttaaagaaaattttatttttttacaatATCAAACTGATTCAGTTAATGGTCAATcatatattaatttttatcatgttgataaatttccTCATATTGCCATTTTGGATCCATTAACAGGAGAAAGAGTATATAAATGGATTGATGGTAAAGTCCCTTTAGTAAATGATTGGATTGAACAAACTTATAAGTTTTTAgattcattttcattgattCCAGGATCAAAAAATCCTTTAGTTCATCATGAAGTGAAAATAGATCCTACTAGTTTAAGTGAAgatcaacaaattcaattggcaatgaaacaatcaattataGATAATAATGtcgataataatgatgaaagtAACAGTAGGAGTTATAGATCAGGAAATACTGTTGATGATGCCATTGAATTGGatagtgatgatgatgatgatgatgatgatgatagtGGTATACCCGATGATATCCTTTCAACTCCATCATTAGGCACCCCACAAGAACAACCGGGACCAGAAATACCAAAAGATCAAGATCAAGATCCATTTGAATCTATTACTCCAATAAATCATCCAGAACCTACTGAACAACCATTCACCAGAATTCAAATCAGATTCCCTAATGGTAAACGATTGGTCCGTAAATTGAATCCAGATactaaaattaaatcaatatttgaatGGTTAAAATATGTATTACAAGATGGTTTTCAAGAATATGGTTTAAATTCTCCTGATGATAGATTTATTTTATCCAATAGCTCCAACAAAGcttttaaatttatagATTCTTTGGATAAAACTATCGAGGAAgctaatttgaaaaatgctAGTATTCTTTTAGAACAAGATTAATTGATACtatacaatacaatattATCCAACTATATAGGTAAGTAAGTAAAAAAGCTAATCAAGTGGTAATAGACAGTATTGTTTCTAATTTAAATGCAAATAAGAAATCTTGGGTGcagttttttttctaattgaAAAACCTAGGGAAACAATCCAATGGAGGTAAACTTTGTATTTTCATACCTTCATTGGCActattttgaaatatgATCTCCTTATATAGTTCACgttgatttttttcttcagaTGTTAGATTTGCTTCTAATGGTGCGTCTGTTCCTTCCTTATCATTGCCAGAGTCTTCGTCTTCGTCGTCCTCTCCTTCTCCTTCTCCTTCTCCTTCTCCGTCTGCACCTAATTTATTATGCTGTAGTGATGGTCCCTgacttttttctttatcatcatcatcatcatcatcatcatcaactgCAACTGTAACTATCTCAACTTGATTTTGGTCAATCTTTTCATTCTCTTGATTTACGCTCAGTTCTTGCTgtgatttcttttgttgaGTAATATTCTGTCTGATCAGTAGTAGATCTTCAATGGCTTCTTCATCAGTTAAACTAAAACGACTTCTTTTCCAATGGTGGTCAGTATTACTATCAGTTTCATCCCATGATCGTTTAAtaccattaccaatattattcaacatttgatcttcattaatgattttctttctaataTCGGAAATCTCAATTTTACTCTTAGTTTTATGTCTAGTATCcaattcaatataattGGAATCATGATCTGTTTCAAGAACTGAAGCAACATCTTGTGTATCTACTGTGTTTATACTATCGTCAATGGTAGTGGATAATTCATTTGGAGTTAATAATGACCGATAATA
This is a stretch of genomic DNA from Candida dubliniensis CD36 chromosome 1, complete sequence. It encodes these proteins:
- a CDS encoding ubiquitin-mediated protein-degradation mediator protein, putative (Similar to S. cerevisiae UBX); this encodes MDESIPTFLAVTGLEDESVAKQFLEVAGGDLELAVTLYMESGQHGASKSSTTNDNNNSTNTGDSTNPITFANEDEDEALAKRLQEEAYRANDNSNDNVREADTNVHRHETLVDNVGFPGFINQQPSITRPSDIFGNRHQGVFHQRFDFQEHMRMPGFGDDDDDDDDEIDDEYHDSHDIQVLDSDEDEGEEEGHDNGSTGGGGGITGRRRQLRQNRHQELSSTQRRLANLFRPPFDIISILNLDEAKYQGRQLKKWILINIQDSSEFQCQLLNRDFWSNERIKQIVKENFIFLQYQTDSVNGQSYINFYHVDKFPHIAILDPLTGERVYKWIDGKVPLVNDWIEQTYKFLDSFSLIPGSKNPLVHHEVKIDPTSLSEDQQIQLAMKQSIIDNNVDNNDESNSRSYRSGNTVDDAIELDSDDDDDDDDDSGIPDDILSTPSLGTPQEQPGPEIPKDQDQDPFESITPINHPEPTEQPFTRIQIRFPNGKRLVRKLNPDTKIKSIFEWLKYVLQDGFQEYGLNSPDDRFILSNSSNKAFKFIDSLDKTIEEANLKNASILLEQD